From the Shewanella amazonensis SB2B genome, one window contains:
- the flgC gene encoding flagellar basal body rod protein FlgC has protein sequence MSLFNIFNVSGSGMSAQSVRLNTTASNIANADSVSSSVDKTYRARHPVFEAELAKASQQQSARGVNVKGIVESDKPLQKEYNPDHPMADADGFIYKPNVNVMEEMADMISASRSYQMNVQVADTAKSMLMQTLRMGK, from the coding sequence ATGAGCTTGTTTAATATCTTCAATGTGTCTGGCTCCGGGATGAGTGCGCAATCGGTTCGCCTCAATACCACCGCCAGCAACATTGCCAACGCAGATTCAGTGTCCAGCAGCGTCGATAAAACCTACCGGGCGCGTCATCCTGTGTTTGAGGCTGAACTTGCCAAAGCCAGCCAGCAGCAATCTGCCCGTGGGGTGAATGTCAAAGGCATAGTCGAAAGTGATAAGCCGCTGCAAAAAGAATACAACCCGGACCATCCCATGGCGGATGCCGATGGCTTTATTTACAAACCCAATGTGAACGTGATGGAAGAAATGGCCGACATGATTTCCGCTTCGCGTTCGTATCAAATGAATGTCCAGGTGGCCGATACCGCCAAGAGTATGCTGATGCAGACTTTGAGAATGGGCAAATAA
- the flgB gene encoding flagellar basal body rod protein FlgB translates to MAISFDKALGVHQFTLGIRAERAEVLSSNIANADTPHYKARDVNFADALQAARSQQRGMQMAQTSEGHFDLQALSRQHVQFRVPNQPDTGDGNTVDIQQEQSAFMQNALEYQMSLGFLEGKFNGMKKAIKGD, encoded by the coding sequence ATGGCGATCAGTTTCGATAAGGCGCTCGGGGTGCATCAATTTACCCTTGGCATCAGAGCAGAGCGGGCAGAAGTCCTCTCAAGCAATATCGCCAACGCCGATACCCCCCATTATAAAGCACGGGATGTGAACTTTGCCGATGCGCTGCAAGCGGCACGCAGCCAGCAGCGTGGCATGCAAATGGCCCAAACCAGTGAAGGGCATTTTGACTTGCAAGCATTGAGCCGGCAGCACGTGCAGTTTCGTGTTCCCAATCAGCCCGACACCGGTGATGGTAACACGGTGGATATTCAGCAGGAACAGTCTGCCTTTATGCAGAATGCGCTCGAATATCAGATGTCGCTGGGCTTTCTGGAAGGCAAGTTCAACGGTATGAAAAAGGCTATTAAAGGAGACTGA
- a CDS encoding CheR family methyltransferase, producing MSDKSLAEAEYNQFRLFLEQHSGIVLGENKQYLVRSRLAPLMGKYNLPSLSEVVKHSMKPTERQLRAEVIDAMTTNETLWFRDKYPFELLANALLPDYAKLGRPLKIWSAACSSGQEPYSLAMTILEYQQKRPGGLPAGASIQATDLSPSMLERCKQAEYDGLALGRGLSDERKRAFFDTLPSGNMRVKDNVRRMVSFRAHNLLESYALLGKFDIIFCRNVLIYFAPEAKAKILRQFAAALNPKGILFLGASESIAGLTDEFDMVRCNPGIYYQKKT from the coding sequence GTGTCAGACAAATCACTGGCTGAAGCGGAATATAATCAATTCAGGTTGTTCCTTGAACAACACAGCGGCATAGTGCTTGGCGAAAACAAGCAGTATCTGGTCCGCAGCCGCCTTGCGCCTCTGATGGGCAAATACAACCTGCCTTCATTATCTGAAGTGGTTAAACATTCAATGAAACCCACAGAGCGGCAACTGCGCGCCGAGGTCATTGATGCCATGACCACAAACGAAACCCTGTGGTTTCGTGATAAATACCCCTTCGAATTGCTCGCCAATGCGCTGCTGCCAGACTATGCCAAGCTTGGCAGGCCGCTGAAAATTTGGTCTGCCGCCTGTTCTTCCGGGCAAGAGCCTTATTCGCTGGCCATGACGATTTTGGAATATCAGCAAAAACGTCCGGGCGGCTTACCCGCTGGCGCGTCAATTCAGGCAACGGATTTATCCCCCTCGATGCTGGAGCGTTGTAAACAGGCCGAGTACGATGGCCTGGCGCTGGGACGGGGCTTATCGGATGAACGAAAAAGAGCGTTTTTCGACACCCTGCCAAGCGGCAATATGCGGGTAAAAGACAATGTGCGGCGCATGGTGAGTTTCCGGGCACATAACCTGTTGGAAAGCTATGCCTTGCTTGGTAAGTTTGACATCATCTTTTGCCGTAACGTGCTCATTTACTTTGCCCCTGAGGCAAAGGCAAAAATACTGCGGCAATTTGCTGCCGCTCTCAATCCCAAGGGCATCTTGTTTCTTGGCGCTTCCGAGTCTATTGCTGGTTTGACCGATGAATTTGACATGGTGCGCTGCAACCCGGGTATTTACTACCAGAAGAAGACATAG
- a CDS encoding chemotaxis protein CheV, with protein MSSILESVNKRTQLVGQNRLELLLFKLNGRQRFGINVFKVKEVLQCPPLTGLPKLNPFVRGVAHIRGTTISVIDLSAATGGKPIENIQNCFIIISEYNRSVQGFLVNSVERIINMNWEAIMPPPQGAGRYSYLTAVTEIDGELVEILDVEKILDEISPVRTAISEDTDAQLTIDRGQHFHIMVIDDSAVARKQIIRALTSLELQIDTAKDGREALEKLKAISAEMTNVAHEIPLIISDIEMPEMDGYTLTAEIRDDPKLKDIKVILHTSLSGVFNQAMVQKVGANDFIAKFNPDELAAAVNKHLSL; from the coding sequence ATGTCGAGCATTCTTGAGTCAGTCAACAAGCGTACCCAACTGGTGGGGCAAAACCGATTGGAGCTGCTGCTGTTCAAGCTGAACGGCCGTCAGCGCTTCGGTATTAACGTCTTTAAAGTAAAAGAAGTATTGCAGTGCCCCCCCCTGACCGGATTACCCAAGCTCAATCCTTTCGTGCGCGGTGTGGCCCATATTCGTGGAACCACCATTTCTGTGATTGACCTCAGCGCGGCCACCGGTGGCAAACCCATAGAGAACATTCAAAACTGCTTTATTATTATCTCTGAATATAATCGCAGTGTTCAGGGTTTTTTGGTGAATTCAGTCGAGCGCATCATCAACATGAACTGGGAAGCCATAATGCCGCCGCCCCAGGGGGCGGGTCGCTACTCCTATTTAACAGCGGTCACTGAGATTGATGGAGAGCTGGTTGAAATCCTGGACGTTGAAAAAATTCTTGATGAAATCAGTCCGGTCCGTACTGCTATCAGTGAAGACACTGACGCACAGTTAACCATTGATCGTGGGCAGCACTTCCACATTATGGTGATTGATGACTCTGCCGTGGCCCGCAAGCAAATCATCCGTGCGCTCACCTCTCTCGAGCTGCAGATTGATACGGCAAAAGATGGCCGTGAAGCACTGGAAAAACTGAAAGCCATTTCGGCGGAAATGACCAACGTGGCTCACGAGATCCCGCTGATTATCTCCGATATCGAGATGCCGGAAATGGACGGTTACACCCTGACCGCCGAAATCCGTGATGATCCCAAACTCAAAGACATCAAGGTGATTTTACACACGTCGCTGAGCGGCGTGTTTAATCAGGCGATGGTTCAGAAAGTGGGTGCCAATGACTTTATTGCCAAGTTCAACCCTGACGAACTGGCCGCGGCCGTGAACAAGCATCTGAGTCTTTGA
- the flgA gene encoding flagellar basal body P-ring formation chaperone FlgA — MKVKLAQVLVILTLLPRVSIAEEPHTPSISAIASAAEAVVIEKIDAPANAKISVQAQSLESRGNLPRCEGPVSARLATDRPISRNNTVRISCVSPDLDYPWQMYLSVRAEVLFPVVVAKRPLGNGDLLDAESIEVRYVDKTLLRGQQFSHLQPLYGSRVKRRIPQDAPIFADNLCFVCKGDAVTIYAKSASFEIKTQGEALADGNEGDRIRIKNINSDRVLEATVIGVGEVEVKM, encoded by the coding sequence ATGAAAGTAAAGTTAGCACAAGTTTTGGTGATTCTGACGTTGTTACCCAGGGTATCAATCGCAGAAGAACCTCATACCCCGAGTATATCGGCCATCGCATCGGCGGCTGAAGCCGTGGTTATTGAAAAAATTGATGCACCGGCCAATGCCAAAATCAGCGTACAAGCCCAAAGCCTGGAAAGCCGAGGTAATCTGCCTCGATGTGAAGGACCTGTATCAGCAAGACTTGCCACCGACAGACCTATTTCCCGAAACAATACGGTGCGCATCAGCTGTGTTAGCCCGGATCTGGACTATCCTTGGCAGATGTACCTTTCAGTACGCGCAGAAGTGCTTTTCCCTGTGGTGGTGGCTAAACGCCCGCTCGGTAATGGTGATTTACTGGACGCAGAGAGCATAGAAGTCAGATATGTCGACAAAACACTGCTGCGTGGCCAACAGTTTTCGCACTTACAGCCCCTCTATGGGTCTCGGGTGAAGCGCCGGATCCCTCAGGACGCCCCCATTTTTGCCGACAACCTGTGTTTTGTGTGCAAGGGAGATGCAGTAACCATATACGCAAAATCGGCCAGCTTTGAGATAAAAACCCAGGGAGAGGCCTTGGCCGATGGAAACGAAGGCGATAGGATTAGGATTAAAAATATCAATTCAGACAGGGTATTAGAGGCTACTGTCATTGGCGTTGGCGAAGTGGAAGTCAAAATGTAA
- the flgM gene encoding flagellar biosynthesis anti-sigma factor FlgM, which translates to MAIELPKNNAASNRVGNTSSPLTSARTAQASAAQTAQPQVPQKADSVMITSQAQQLQSVQSKLSSLPEVDQKKVAEIKQAIAEGRYKIDPEKLAANIASFEAELQELGRDA; encoded by the coding sequence ATGGCCATCGAATTACCCAAAAACAATGCCGCGTCCAACCGCGTCGGCAACACCAGCAGTCCACTGACCAGTGCCCGCACTGCCCAGGCATCGGCAGCTCAAACCGCGCAGCCACAGGTACCTCAAAAGGCCGACTCGGTGATGATCACCAGTCAGGCTCAGCAATTGCAAAGCGTGCAGTCAAAGCTGTCTTCTCTGCCTGAAGTTGACCAAAAGAAAGTGGCCGAAATCAAGCAAGCCATAGCGGAAGGGCGTTATAAAATTGACCCTGAGAAGCTCGCGGCCAATATCGCCAGCTTTGAAGCAGAATTACAGGAATTGGGCCGCGACGCCTGA
- a CDS encoding flagellar protein FlgN, translating into MDHVNELNQLLDAQQSLLEQLLAAMAAERAALIAQNASELMAIAEHKSSALLRLKQNDDAMAAHPGHSLLTSDNALAAKVESIQHTLARCKHENEANAQLIEHSQASVNRLAQALQVSRNASSLTYTDKGKTSTISTLGSSIEV; encoded by the coding sequence ATGGACCACGTCAATGAACTCAATCAGTTGCTCGATGCGCAACAAAGCCTGCTGGAGCAACTTCTGGCCGCTATGGCAGCTGAACGTGCAGCCTTGATTGCCCAAAACGCTTCTGAGCTGATGGCCATCGCAGAGCACAAGTCATCTGCCCTGTTACGACTGAAGCAAAATGATGATGCAATGGCGGCTCATCCAGGTCACAGCCTGCTGACAAGCGATAACGCCCTGGCAGCCAAGGTAGAGTCGATACAACACACACTTGCACGCTGTAAGCACGAAAACGAAGCCAACGCGCAGCTCATCGAGCACAGTCAGGCCAGTGTTAACCGACTGGCACAGGCGCTACAGGTAAGTCGTAACGCAAGTTCTCTTACCTACACGGATAAGGGTAAAACATCGACCATCTCTACCTTGGGCAGCAGCATCGAAGTTTGA
- a CDS encoding LPP20 family lipoprotein: MKKWIYTCLALVFLAGCASSDDRYVQWETEAPASFPKLTAIGYAPLATQPAKTQAEKVLMAMQASKLAAYRELAEQVYGQKISAGASVNDWAMGSDSIKASVSGVIRGARVVKAYPVGEHYVTELELDFARVWDIYQQQNRPSKVKEVTYF, from the coding sequence ATGAAAAAGTGGATTTACACCTGTTTGGCGTTGGTGTTTTTAGCCGGTTGTGCAAGCAGTGATGACCGTTATGTACAGTGGGAAACAGAGGCGCCTGCCAGTTTTCCCAAGTTGACCGCTATTGGTTACGCGCCTTTGGCAACCCAACCCGCCAAAACCCAGGCCGAAAAGGTGTTAATGGCGATGCAGGCCTCCAAACTTGCGGCATACCGAGAGCTGGCAGAGCAGGTTTACGGTCAAAAAATCAGTGCCGGCGCCAGCGTGAATGATTGGGCCATGGGCAGTGACAGCATTAAAGCGTCAGTATCGGGCGTGATAAGAGGAGCCAGAGTGGTCAAGGCTTATCCAGTTGGCGAGCATTATGTGACTGAGCTGGAACTGGATTTTGCTCGTGTGTGGGATATCTATCAGCAGCAGAATCGTCCCTCGAAGGTGAAGGAAGTGACTTACTTTTAA
- a CDS encoding FlgO family outer membrane protein produces the protein MFTTLALAFVWLPAMGQPKVPQSVSYGNEGYPQREQVNVLAQQIVNELLLTNDVLSSTDPIVVATPVNVDDMVHSGSFARQLQQGMMAALHARYFNVVDTAISQTLRVTEQGDLLLSRDWQKLRDTAQTQHVLVATYSLGRDGMTVNSRLVDIANNRVVAASQSFSRPGDLRDYLGYSQQVVSKDGLLYRYEAPGLDRVTLLGEDK, from the coding sequence ATGTTCACAACTCTGGCACTCGCTTTTGTCTGGTTGCCCGCAATGGGACAACCCAAAGTTCCCCAGAGTGTATCCTATGGGAACGAAGGCTATCCTCAACGGGAGCAAGTCAATGTTCTGGCACAGCAGATAGTCAATGAGCTACTGCTGACCAATGACGTACTTTCCTCCACCGATCCCATCGTGGTTGCGACACCGGTTAACGTGGATGACATGGTCCATAGTGGCAGTTTCGCTCGCCAGCTACAGCAGGGAATGATGGCGGCGCTTCACGCCCGGTATTTTAACGTAGTGGATACCGCCATTAGCCAAACCCTGAGAGTTACAGAGCAAGGGGACTTGTTGCTGAGCCGCGATTGGCAAAAGCTGCGGGACACTGCCCAGACCCAGCATGTGCTGGTGGCCACTTACAGCCTGGGACGTGATGGCATGACAGTAAACAGTCGCCTGGTCGACATTGCCAATAACCGGGTGGTGGCAGCCTCACAATCGTTCAGTCGTCCGGGCGATCTCAGAGATTACCTGGGTTACTCTCAGCAAGTGGTCTCCAAAGACGGGCTATTGTATCGCTATGAAGCGCCTGGATTGGACAGAGTCACTCTGCTTGGAGAAGACAAATGA
- a CDS encoding flagellar assembly protein FlgT — translation MGLIKSALVFSALLVSIQAQADWVTAQGEAVIVNGNITKARAEAIEQAVSYASLQAGVSIESSQHMVDGHLIDTSTQLMQQLMTGPVQLISEQIENNRLRVQLRVELMEAPQSQCQSTHLKAAILLPEAAVSHRSQLAQGQINSLGAAVSQQLARRLDSTSGAAFANLRPGARLDLDARQLAAPGYRLPGYLAMASDSQYVLVPQITDVSTEPAQSSYFGLITDAPERQFALTLTLFQGISGEIIWRDEFNTSAPWEFERTEQVSPAHDRFWRSAYGMAVDKLLVQAIKELDKALLCRPVLGQIVARQGQTLILNLGRRHGIKVGDELAVVLAKHIPDRLNETRATGNNTKTTISITQITEDSARAELSGLGSVDNIQVSDIAIKTGQNKN, via the coding sequence ATGGGATTGATAAAATCCGCCCTTGTATTCAGTGCGCTCCTTGTGAGCATTCAGGCACAAGCCGACTGGGTGACGGCTCAGGGCGAGGCTGTGATTGTGAATGGCAACATCACCAAAGCACGTGCAGAAGCGATAGAACAGGCCGTCAGCTATGCAAGCCTGCAAGCAGGTGTCAGCATTGAATCCAGTCAACATATGGTCGATGGCCATCTCATTGATACCAGCACCCAGCTGATGCAACAACTGATGACCGGGCCCGTACAACTCATCAGTGAGCAGATTGAAAACAACCGCTTACGGGTACAATTGCGGGTCGAGCTGATGGAAGCGCCTCAAAGTCAGTGCCAGAGTACACATCTGAAAGCCGCAATCTTATTGCCGGAAGCGGCAGTGAGTCACCGCAGCCAATTGGCACAGGGGCAGATAAACAGTCTGGGAGCAGCCGTATCCCAGCAGCTCGCCCGCAGACTGGACAGTACCTCAGGCGCGGCCTTCGCCAACTTGCGACCGGGCGCACGGCTTGATTTGGACGCAAGACAACTTGCCGCCCCCGGCTATCGTTTGCCGGGTTACCTTGCCATGGCAAGCGACAGCCAATACGTGTTGGTCCCGCAGATCACCGATGTCTCTACCGAACCTGCACAGAGCAGCTATTTTGGTCTGATAACAGACGCTCCCGAGCGCCAATTTGCCCTTACCCTCACCCTGTTCCAGGGGATCAGTGGCGAAATTATCTGGCGTGACGAGTTCAACACCTCTGCTCCCTGGGAGTTTGAGCGTACTGAGCAGGTCTCTCCTGCCCATGACAGATTCTGGCGCTCCGCCTACGGCATGGCGGTGGATAAACTGCTGGTACAGGCGATAAAAGAACTCGACAAGGCACTGCTGTGCCGACCTGTACTGGGGCAAATTGTTGCCAGGCAGGGGCAAACCCTGATCCTGAATTTGGGCCGCCGTCATGGCATCAAGGTGGGGGATGAACTCGCAGTCGTGCTCGCCAAACACATTCCAGACAGGCTAAACGAGACCCGCGCCACCGGGAACAACACTAAAACAACCATCAGCATAACCCAGATCACCGAAGACAGTGCCCGCGCCGAACTCTCTGGTCTTGGCAGCGTCGACAACATCCAGGTAAGCGATATTGCGATAAAAACCGGGCAGAACAAGAATTAA
- a CDS encoding methyl-accepting chemotaxis protein, translating into MLSNIEVLMLGHYLRNYNISRRIWVMLLLSLVATLLMFVFALRNMDTVLVQEKEARLNALTDIAISIITDFQGKAQSGELSEADAKAKALSALDNLRYSGKEYYFTIDRQGMMIQHPFAKKLVDTNVLGMADPNGVKLFAEMIRLTQNSDSALVNYMWNQPDADAPSPKMSVVKRFSEWGWIVGTGIYVDDIAAQKQEFTWQYLLVFLLVWGPVMALLLMISRSVTEPLQRTLMAFKNIAEGEANLTLRLEERGRDELSQVSVYFNAFVGRIQSLVISVRDSVDHSRQLSSSLSNVAHQAAHATNSMQQETQSVAAAINQMSATASEVAANAQLAAKSAKNADSQADSTNLVVTHAMGNVRQLSSELEETSEIAKALKVSSGEIGQILDVIVGIAEQTNLLALNAAIEAARAGEAGRGFAVVADEVRTLASRTQQSTQEINAIIEAIRGAVDKVNASVARARQQSDNTVDETAQVMDALGLIKQAIGQINDMNLQIATATDEQSAVIAELNENINRINEISVENLSKSETVGHTSDRIAEDSRQMAQLIAVFKV; encoded by the coding sequence ATGTTGTCGAATATCGAGGTGCTTATGCTTGGCCACTATCTGAGAAATTACAATATTTCACGCCGAATTTGGGTGATGTTGCTGTTGTCATTGGTCGCGACCCTGCTGATGTTTGTGTTTGCCCTGCGCAACATGGATACGGTGCTGGTGCAGGAAAAAGAAGCGCGGCTGAATGCACTGACAGATATCGCTATCAGCATCATCACAGACTTTCAGGGCAAGGCCCAATCCGGGGAGCTTAGCGAAGCCGATGCCAAGGCAAAGGCGTTGTCCGCCCTGGATAACCTCAGGTACTCGGGCAAAGAATACTACTTCACCATCGATAGACAGGGGATGATGATCCAGCATCCCTTTGCCAAAAAATTGGTTGATACCAATGTGTTGGGAATGGCTGATCCCAACGGGGTGAAGTTGTTCGCCGAAATGATCCGCCTCACGCAAAACAGTGATTCAGCTCTGGTCAATTACATGTGGAATCAGCCAGACGCTGACGCCCCCAGTCCTAAAATGAGTGTGGTAAAGCGCTTTAGTGAGTGGGGCTGGATAGTGGGCACAGGTATTTATGTGGATGATATTGCGGCCCAGAAACAGGAGTTTACCTGGCAATATTTGCTGGTGTTCCTGTTGGTGTGGGGGCCTGTGATGGCATTGTTGTTGATGATAAGTCGCAGTGTGACCGAGCCTTTGCAGCGAACCCTGATGGCTTTTAAAAACATTGCCGAAGGTGAGGCCAACCTGACCTTGAGACTGGAGGAGCGCGGCCGCGATGAGCTATCACAGGTGTCGGTATACTTTAACGCCTTTGTTGGTCGTATTCAGTCACTGGTGATCTCGGTGCGCGATTCGGTTGACCACAGCCGGCAGTTATCTTCCTCGCTTTCGAATGTTGCCCACCAGGCGGCCCATGCCACAAACAGCATGCAACAGGAAACCCAGAGTGTGGCAGCTGCTATCAATCAAATGTCTGCCACGGCCAGTGAAGTGGCGGCGAATGCCCAGCTTGCGGCAAAATCGGCAAAAAATGCCGACAGCCAGGCTGACAGTACCAACCTGGTGGTAACCCATGCCATGGGCAATGTTCGGCAGCTATCGAGCGAGCTGGAAGAGACCTCAGAGATCGCCAAGGCACTCAAAGTCAGCTCGGGTGAAATCGGGCAAATTCTCGATGTGATAGTGGGCATCGCCGAGCAGACGAATTTGCTGGCACTCAATGCTGCCATTGAGGCCGCCCGTGCAGGTGAGGCGGGGCGCGGTTTTGCTGTGGTTGCGGATGAGGTCAGAACCCTGGCGAGCCGTACTCAACAATCCACTCAGGAGATCAATGCCATCATTGAAGCCATTCGTGGCGCCGTCGACAAAGTCAATGCATCGGTTGCCAGAGCACGTCAGCAATCGGATAATACGGTAGATGAAACGGCACAGGTGATGGATGCCCTCGGCCTGATTAAACAGGCCATAGGTCAGATAAATGATATGAACCTGCAAATCGCAACCGCGACTGATGAACAGAGTGCCGTGATTGCGGAGCTGAATGAAAATATTAATAGAATCAATGAGATTTCAGTAGAAAACCTGTCCAAGAGTGAAACTGTTGGTCACACCAGTGACCGGATTGCAGAAGACTCCAGGCAGATGGCGCAGTTGATCGCGGTATTTAAGGTGTAA